A region of Nostoc sp. 'Peltigera membranacea cyanobiont' N6 DNA encodes the following proteins:
- a CDS encoding class I SAM-dependent methyltransferase: MDKNEQRILHSWAVNAKPWTRVIHDQLLESRALVTDRAIVEAVVQLEPRTFLDIGCGEGWLCRELFCCGFDGWGVDGIAELVESARCFGDVRFVVSSYSDIPSQKFGSINKFDCFICNFSLLGERAIGEIAEAGKSLLEDKGKIIIQTLHPLMACGDSPYSDGWRESSWQGIQLEAFDPAPWYFRTIESWILEFHLRNYQLVKLIEPCHPKTKKPVSIVFIFEQN, from the coding sequence ATGGACAAAAATGAACAAAGAATTCTCCATTCATGGGCAGTGAACGCCAAACCGTGGACTCGTGTAATTCATGACCAACTTCTTGAGAGCCGCGCTTTAGTCACAGACAGAGCGATTGTAGAAGCCGTAGTTCAACTTGAACCGCGAACGTTCTTAGACATCGGGTGTGGTGAAGGGTGGTTATGCCGTGAACTATTCTGTTGCGGGTTTGATGGATGGGGAGTTGATGGCATTGCCGAGCTTGTTGAATCAGCACGATGCTTTGGTGATGTCCGTTTTGTTGTATCTTCGTACTCAGATATTCCGTCACAGAAATTTGGCAGCATTAACAAGTTTGACTGCTTCATCTGCAATTTTTCATTGTTGGGAGAACGCGCTATTGGAGAAATAGCTGAAGCAGGTAAGAGTTTGTTAGAGGATAAGGGGAAAATAATCATTCAAACACTCCATCCTCTGATGGCTTGTGGTGACTCTCCATACTCTGATGGGTGGCGGGAAAGTTCCTGGCAAGGAATACAATTGGAGGCGTTTGATCCTGCTCCCTGGTATTTCAGAACAATCGAATCATGGATTCTTGAGTTTCATCTGAGAAATTACCAATTAGTAAAATTAATAGAACCCTGTCACCCAAAGACTAAAAAACCAGTCTCAATTGTATTTATCTTTGAACAAAATTGA
- a CDS encoding ABC transporter ATP-binding protein — MRETVLEVRNLQVEFPGDGNINRALDGISFSLHRGETLGIVGESGSGKSVTALAVMGLLQTPGIVTGGEIWFRPQQNGNPIDLVKLPPEQMQLHRGGDIAMIFQEPMSSLNPVYNIGFQLTEAIMRHQNVSAAQSRQIAIAGLQEVKLLPSDEEIQQQYIETSPKPEPAKLAQLVKEHKEAMLERYPHELSGGQLQRVMIAMAISCNPLILIADEPTTALDVTVQATILDLLRELQQSRDMAMIFITHDLGLISEIADEVAVMYKGKVVESGTSRQIFSTPQHPYTKGLIACRPTLNRRPQKLLTVSDYMSAEETPTGQVIIQAKEPAQPIDVTTEEIATRLANFNEKEPLLQIRNLKVGFPVRGVFGGTKRYNMAVNGVSFDVKPGETLGLVGESGCGKTTLGRTLLRLIEPMSGQIIFEKQDITSLKGERLQKLRREMQIVFQNPFSSLDPRMKIGDAVMEPLLIHSVGKTKQQRRQRVTELLERVGLSADAINRYPHQFSGGQRQRICIARSLALNPKFIICDESVSALDVSVQAQVLNLLKELQSDFQLTYIFISHDLSVVKFMSDRILVMNRGQIVEEGTAESIYLEPKEEYTQKLIAAIPTGSAERVRSRHLRAL; from the coding sequence ATGAGAGAAACTGTCCTAGAGGTTCGCAATTTACAAGTTGAATTTCCCGGTGATGGCAACATTAACAGAGCTTTGGATGGTATTTCCTTTAGCCTACATCGAGGTGAAACTCTAGGAATAGTAGGAGAATCGGGGAGTGGTAAATCGGTGACAGCCTTAGCTGTAATGGGTTTGTTGCAAACTCCCGGTATAGTTACTGGCGGTGAAATCTGGTTTCGTCCGCAGCAGAATGGCAACCCCATCGATTTGGTGAAATTGCCTCCTGAGCAAATGCAGTTACACCGGGGTGGCGACATCGCCATGATTTTTCAAGAACCGATGAGTTCGCTCAATCCGGTTTATAACATTGGGTTTCAGCTAACAGAAGCGATTATGCGGCATCAAAATGTGTCAGCAGCCCAATCACGACAAATTGCGATCGCAGGTCTACAAGAGGTTAAACTTCTACCTAGCGATGAGGAGATCCAGCAGCAGTATATTGAAACTTCACCGAAACCAGAACCAGCAAAGTTGGCACAGTTGGTTAAAGAACACAAAGAAGCCATGCTGGAACGCTACCCTCATGAACTTTCTGGGGGACAGTTGCAACGGGTAATGATTGCAATGGCAATTTCTTGCAACCCATTAATCTTAATTGCCGATGAACCAACCACAGCTTTGGATGTGACGGTGCAAGCGACTATTTTGGACTTGTTGCGAGAATTGCAGCAAAGCCGTGATATGGCAATGATTTTTATCACCCACGACTTGGGGCTAATTTCCGAAATTGCTGACGAAGTAGCGGTGATGTATAAAGGCAAAGTTGTCGAATCTGGTACTTCTCGGCAAATTTTCAGCACACCTCAGCATCCATATACTAAAGGTTTGATAGCTTGTCGCCCTACACTTAACCGCCGTCCCCAAAAATTACTCACCGTTTCTGACTACATGAGTGCAGAAGAGACACCAACGGGACAAGTAATAATTCAGGCGAAGGAACCTGCACAACCCATAGATGTCACCACCGAAGAGATTGCTACAAGATTGGCAAACTTCAATGAAAAGGAACCTCTGCTGCAAATCCGTAATTTGAAAGTTGGTTTTCCAGTGCGCGGGGTGTTTGGTGGGACAAAACGCTACAATATGGCAGTTAATGGCGTTTCTTTTGATGTCAAACCAGGGGAAACACTAGGTTTGGTAGGAGAATCTGGTTGCGGTAAAACCACCCTTGGCAGAACCTTGCTGCGCTTAATTGAACCGATGAGTGGTCAGATTATCTTTGAGAAACAAGATATTACTAGCCTTAAAGGAGAACGGTTGCAAAAACTGCGGCGGGAAATGCAAATAGTTTTCCAAAATCCTTTTAGTTCTCTCGATCCCCGGATGAAGATTGGGGATGCGGTGATGGAACCGTTGTTAATTCACTCCGTTGGCAAGACAAAACAACAACGACGACAACGAGTAACCGAACTCTTAGAACGGGTGGGATTGAGTGCAGATGCGATTAACCGCTATCCGCATCAGTTTTCTGGCGGTCAACGCCAACGGATTTGCATAGCCCGTTCTTTGGCGTTAAATCCTAAGTTTATCATCTGCGATGAATCAGTCTCAGCACTGGATGTTTCAGTACAAGCGCAGGTATTAAATCTTCTCAAAGAATTACAGTCAGATTTTCAGCTTACTTATATCTTTATTTCTCACGATTTAAGTGTAGTGAAATTTATGAGCGATCGCATTTTAGTCATGAATCGCGGTCAAATTGTTGAAGAAGGCACAGCCGAAAGCATCTACCTGGAACCCAAAGAGGAATACACGCAAAAATTAATTGCTGCGATTCCTACTGGTAGTGCTGAACGGGTACGAAGTCGTCATCTACGAGCTTTATAG
- a CDS encoding single-stranded DNA-binding protein, translated as MNSCVLMAEIINEPQLRYTADNLGVTEMLVQFPNSLKPEDPPATLKVVGWGNLATEIQQNYHQGDRVILVGRLGMNTVPMEGFKEKRAELTVQQIQPVGGSFNTDPLPSATVNQSFAETTPRQASSASRPPQKEVNTYESPRPAPTPAANPVGVAPQTTSYEPVPQPTNYERTTYPTVKEEEPDPDDIPF; from the coding sequence ATGAACAGCTGCGTTTTGATGGCGGAAATTATTAACGAGCCGCAACTCCGCTATACAGCCGATAACTTGGGAGTTACGGAAATGCTGGTGCAGTTTCCCAATTCCTTGAAACCAGAAGATCCGCCAGCTACCCTGAAAGTTGTCGGGTGGGGGAATTTAGCGACAGAAATTCAGCAAAACTACCACCAAGGCGATCGCGTCATCCTGGTAGGGCGTTTAGGTATGAATACTGTTCCGATGGAAGGTTTTAAAGAAAAACGTGCTGAATTGACGGTGCAACAGATTCAACCTGTTGGAGGTAGTTTTAATACAGATCCATTACCTTCTGCAACCGTAAATCAATCATTTGCTGAAACTACTCCCCGACAAGCATCTTCAGCATCTCGTCCTCCACAAAAAGAAGTTAACACTTACGAGTCACCACGTCCAGCGCCTACCCCGGCTGCAAATCCTGTTGGTGTTGCTCCCCAAACGACAAGTTACGAACCCGTACCTCAACCGACAAATTATGAGCGAACTACTTATCCAACAGTGAAAGAGGAAGAACCAGATCCAGATGATATTCCCTTCTAA
- a CDS encoding AGE family epimerase/isomerase: protein MESNFQGMPPTSYAYAELYKNALLNDVLPFWEKYSLDWEQGGYFTCLDREGKIYDPDKFIWLQNRQVWTFSMLYNQLEKRENWLKIASNGANFLAKHGRDSDGNWYFAVTREGKPLVQPYNIFSDCFAAMAFSKYALASGEEWAKDVAMQAYNNVLRRKDNPKGKYNKTYPNTRPMKSLAVPMILANLTLEMEWLLPKETLENVLAETVREVMTDFLDQKRGLMSENVAPDGSHIDCFEGRLINPGHGIEAMWFIMDIAHRQNDTKTINQAVDVVLNILNFAWDSEYGGLYYFMDADGHPPQQLEWDQKLWWVHLESLVALAMGYRLTGREVCWEWYQKMHDYTWSHFADAEYGEWFGYLNRRGEVLLNLKGGKWKGCFHVPRALYLCWQQFEALRSQL from the coding sequence ATGGAGTCTAATTTTCAAGGGATGCCTCCGACAAGCTACGCCTACGCTGAACTTTACAAAAACGCTCTCCTCAACGATGTCCTCCCATTTTGGGAAAAATATTCTCTCGATTGGGAGCAAGGCGGCTATTTCACTTGCCTCGATCGCGAAGGTAAAATTTACGATCCAGATAAATTCATCTGGCTGCAAAACCGCCAGGTGTGGACTTTTTCGATGCTTTATAACCAGCTAGAAAAACGCGAAAACTGGTTGAAAATTGCCAGTAATGGCGCTAACTTTCTCGCGAAACACGGCAGAGATAGTGATGGTAACTGGTACTTTGCCGTCACCCGTGAAGGGAAACCATTAGTTCAACCTTACAATATCTTCTCTGATTGCTTTGCAGCAATGGCATTTAGTAAATATGCACTCGCTAGCGGCGAAGAATGGGCAAAGGATGTCGCAATGCAGGCTTATAACAACGTATTACGCCGCAAAGATAATCCAAAAGGCAAATATAATAAAACCTATCCCAACACACGCCCGATGAAATCATTGGCTGTACCGATGATTTTAGCCAACCTGACTCTAGAAATGGAATGGCTGCTGCCAAAGGAAACACTAGAGAATGTCTTAGCTGAAACTGTCCGCGAAGTAATGACCGATTTTCTCGACCAAAAACGGGGACTAATGTCCGAAAATGTTGCCCCTGATGGTTCTCACATAGATTGTTTTGAGGGGCGGCTGATTAATCCAGGTCACGGTATCGAAGCTATGTGGTTTATTATGGATATCGCCCATCGCCAAAACGACACCAAAACTATTAACCAAGCTGTTGATGTGGTGTTAAACATCCTAAATTTTGCTTGGGATAGCGAGTACGGTGGATTGTATTACTTTATGGATGCAGACGGTCATCCCCCACAACAATTGGAATGGGATCAAAAACTGTGGTGGGTTCACCTAGAGTCTTTGGTTGCATTAGCGATGGGCTATCGCCTAACGGGGCGTGAGGTGTGTTGGGAATGGTATCAAAAAATGCACGATTACACTTGGTCACATTTTGCCGATGCAGAGTACGGTGAATGGTTTGGCTACCTGAATCGGCGTGGTGAAGTATTGTTAAACCTTAAAGGTGGCAAATGGAAAGGATGTTTTCACGTACCGCGTGCATTGTACCTTTGTTGGCAGCAATTTGAGGCATTGCGATCGCAGTTATGA
- a CDS encoding aspartoacylase: protein MSQIERVAIVGGNHGNELTGVHLVKRFQQYPNLINRASFETLALLGNLKAIEEGKRYIDKDLNRCFTNQSLQNLQLSSYEDTRARVLQQILQPQNQPFVDVIIDLHSTTANMGLSLIFCDMNPFLLRLGAYLTSINPMVKIFVNPQSREGGFLRSLCELGFVIEVGAVAQNILNAELFQQTEQLIYAILDYFEGCKQGSIPQTNNTLTLYEYIETIDYPRSDADGGLRLRGEIQAMIHPQLQFRDYEPLNPGDPMFVTFAGKDIFYEGESTVYPIFINEAAYYEKGIAMYLTQKQQEVV from the coding sequence ATGAGTCAGATTGAACGAGTTGCGATCGTTGGAGGAAACCACGGTAATGAGTTAACAGGAGTACATCTAGTTAAAAGATTTCAGCAATATCCAAATTTAATTAACAGAGCAAGTTTTGAAACTCTGGCATTACTTGGTAATCTCAAAGCGATTGAAGAAGGTAAACGGTATATTGACAAGGATTTAAACCGTTGCTTCACCAATCAAAGCTTACAAAATCTCCAACTCTCAAGTTATGAAGATACGCGGGCGAGAGTACTTCAACAAATACTGCAACCGCAAAATCAGCCCTTTGTAGATGTAATTATTGATTTGCACAGCACAACTGCCAACATGGGGTTAAGTTTGATTTTTTGTGATATGAATCCTTTTTTACTTCGCTTAGGTGCTTATTTGACTTCGATAAATCCAATGGTCAAGATTTTTGTAAATCCACAATCAAGAGAAGGTGGTTTTCTGCGTTCTTTGTGCGAATTGGGTTTTGTAATAGAAGTTGGGGCTGTGGCTCAGAATATCTTAAACGCCGAATTGTTTCAACAAACAGAGCAGCTTATTTATGCAATTTTAGACTATTTTGAAGGGTGCAAACAAGGTAGTATTCCGCAGACAAACAATACACTTACACTCTATGAATACATTGAGACGATCGATTATCCAAGAAGCGATGCCGACGGCGGGCTGCGTCTACGCGGGGAGATTCAAGCTATGATTCATCCCCAACTTCAGTTTAGGGATTATGAACCTTTGAATCCAGGCGATCCAATGTTTGTGACTTTTGCAGGAAAAGATATTTTTTATGAGGGAGAGTCTACTGTTTATCCTATTTTTATTAATGAAGCAGCTTACTACGAGAAAGGAATTGCAATGTATCTAACTCAAAAGCAACAAGAGGTAGTTTAA
- a CDS encoding glycosyltransferase family 4 protein, whose protein sequence is MKHKPEKFASSPASILTLGLGWFPKNPGGLERYIYELTHKLAANKDQVELCGVGLPEAEINSPIMLTNLASPDSPIWQRLWSIRSNFQKTRTSKPDAINLHFALYSFPLLDILPKGVPVTFNFHGPWASESQQEVVNKNLSLLIKHWLIEQNTYNRCDRFIVLSKAFGKILHEKYQVPWSKINVIPGGVDIDWFQPNLSPQEACKQLGWPNNRRIIFTSRRLVHRTGVDKLLQALAIIKPRIPDVWLAIAGRGHIQTALQQQATELGLDDNVKFLGFLPDEQLPIAYQAAELTIMPSQSFEGFGLVIVESLACGTPILCTPVGGMPEILSEFSPDLITTSIEASAIAEKLEQALLGNIPIPSREACRHYATTHYDWNQIAQQVRNVLLN, encoded by the coding sequence GTGAAACATAAACCAGAAAAGTTTGCCTCATCGCCTGCATCTATCCTTACTTTGGGATTAGGCTGGTTTCCCAAAAACCCCGGAGGATTAGAAAGGTATATTTATGAATTAACTCATAAATTAGCAGCCAATAAAGACCAGGTTGAATTATGCGGAGTTGGTCTACCAGAGGCTGAAATCAATTCGCCAATTATGCTGACTAACTTAGCTTCTCCCGATAGTCCTATTTGGCAAAGATTATGGTCGATCAGAAGTAATTTTCAGAAAACAAGAACAAGTAAACCAGATGCTATTAATCTGCACTTTGCATTATATAGCTTTCCTCTTTTAGATATTCTGCCAAAGGGTGTACCAGTTACTTTTAATTTTCATGGCCCTTGGGCTTCTGAGAGTCAGCAAGAGGTAGTTAATAAAAATCTTAGTCTTTTGATCAAACACTGGCTAATAGAACAAAACACTTATAATCGCTGCGATCGCTTCATTGTTCTGAGCAAAGCATTTGGTAAAATTCTACATGAGAAATATCAAGTACCGTGGAGCAAAATTAATGTTATTCCTGGTGGAGTTGATATTGATTGGTTTCAACCAAATTTATCACCCCAAGAGGCTTGTAAACAACTAGGCTGGCCAAATAATCGCCGGATAATATTTACATCTCGCCGTTTAGTGCATCGAACGGGAGTTGACAAATTATTGCAAGCTTTGGCTATAATTAAGCCCAGAATACCAGATGTTTGGCTAGCGATCGCAGGTCGCGGTCACATTCAAACCGCACTCCAACAACAGGCTACAGAATTAGGACTAGATGACAACGTTAAATTTTTAGGTTTTCTCCCTGATGAGCAATTACCTATAGCTTATCAAGCTGCGGAATTGACTATAATGCCTAGTCAATCTTTTGAAGGATTTGGATTAGTAATAGTTGAATCTCTAGCCTGTGGTACTCCTATTTTATGTACCCCAGTCGGGGGAATGCCAGAAATTTTATCAGAATTTTCACCCGATTTAATTACTACTTCAATAGAAGCCTCAGCTATTGCTGAAAAATTAGAACAAGCCCTTTTGGGAAACATCCCCATACCTTCACGAGAAGCCTGTCGCCATTACGCCACCACCCACTACGACTGGAATCAAATCGCCCAACAAGTGCGAAATGTTCTATTAAATTAA
- a CDS encoding glycosyltransferase family 4 protein: protein MRIFFLDQSGKPGGAELCLIDIAKPYSHHALVGLFADGPFKDLLQQNHIPVEVLATQAIPVRKESSLVQGLKSLGQLAPLITKVIKKAREYDLIYANTQKALVVGALASFFSRRPLVYHLHDILSTEHFSQTNLRIAINLANRFASLVIANSQASKIAFIQAGGCSDIIEVVYNGFDPKNYQTDESDISKLQEKLGLEGKFVVGHFSRLAPWKGQHILIDALAKCPQEVIAILVGDALFGEQDYVQKLHQQVAELGLENRVKFLGFRSDIPQLMAACNLVAHTSTSPEPFGRVIVEAMLCGKPVVAAKAGGVMELVEHGLNGFLVTPGEPQELAQVIITCLQETEITATIANNAKTTASRRFDVATINQQIAQLLSHRF from the coding sequence ATGAGAATTTTTTTCTTAGACCAAAGTGGGAAACCAGGTGGTGCAGAATTGTGTTTAATAGATATTGCTAAACCATATTCCCATCATGCTTTAGTAGGTTTATTTGCAGATGGGCCATTTAAAGATTTACTACAGCAAAATCATATCCCAGTAGAAGTTCTTGCAACTCAAGCAATCCCAGTTCGTAAAGAAAGTAGTTTGGTGCAAGGATTAAAGAGTTTGGGACAACTTGCACCTTTGATTACTAAGGTAATTAAAAAAGCACGTGAATACGATTTAATTTATGCCAACACCCAAAAGGCATTAGTTGTTGGAGCATTAGCAAGTTTTTTTAGTCGTCGTCCTCTAGTTTATCATTTACATGATATTCTTTCCACAGAACATTTTAGCCAAACTAATCTTCGCATTGCTATTAACTTAGCTAATCGTTTTGCCTCATTAGTAATTGCTAATTCCCAAGCTAGTAAAATAGCCTTTATCCAAGCAGGAGGATGCTCAGATATAATCGAAGTTGTCTATAACGGCTTCGATCCAAAAAATTATCAAACTGATGAATCTGACATTAGTAAATTGCAGGAAAAGTTAGGATTGGAAGGTAAATTTGTCGTCGGACACTTTAGCCGTCTTGCACCTTGGAAAGGACAGCACATTTTAATTGATGCCCTTGCCAAATGTCCGCAAGAGGTGATAGCTATTTTAGTGGGTGATGCCCTGTTTGGCGAACAAGATTACGTCCAGAAGTTACACCAACAAGTTGCCGAACTGGGACTAGAAAACCGCGTTAAATTTTTAGGATTTCGTTCCGATATTCCCCAGTTAATGGCAGCTTGTAACTTGGTGGCACATACCTCTACTTCCCCCGAACCCTTTGGTAGAGTGATTGTAGAGGCAATGCTATGTGGAAAACCTGTAGTTGCAGCAAAAGCTGGGGGTGTAATGGAATTGGTGGAACACGGGCTTAATGGTTTTTTGGTGACACCAGGAGAACCCCAGGAACTTGCACAAGTAATTATCACCTGTCTTCAGGAGACGGAAATAACTGCAACTATAGCTAATAATGCCAAGACTACTGCTAGTCGGCGTTTTGATGTTGCAACTATTAATCAGCAAATTGCCCAACTGTTGTCCCACAGATTTTAG
- a CDS encoding cation:proton antiporter: MVNLYIIDLFVIGLLLLMVTLGSGWIARLPLSFAIIYLIVGIFLGPYGLGLIQLRRDEVFNAELLEKITELVVIISVFSCGLRIVRPLKLGIWDITVRLIVFLMPISIFALAVVGKFFLGMNWGEAILLGAILAPTDPVLASEVQLTDTNDQDELRFGLTSEGGLNDALAFPFVYFGLHALKDDNWGNWFKQWIAVDLIWAIAVGIIMGIIVAKSIVWIEKKVQKRRAADKLMEDFIAISTILITYSLTEMVNGYGFLAVFVAGLVVQRSYSNPEKPLAQLEFVEQVEKLLEVGTILVLGSILLLQPMLNYAMQSLLVVILLLFLIRPVGVWISTIGKRPLDSHRRTFHPGTRWLFGWFGIRGVGSLYYLAYAFGNGLKGEAAEKIAWITYTTIVASVIIHGTSATPLMKWYERNFANQKKSTPRNTIDEFE; encoded by the coding sequence ATGGTAAATCTCTATATAATTGACCTATTTGTGATTGGTCTACTTCTGCTGATGGTAACATTAGGGTCAGGCTGGATTGCTCGCCTACCTCTTTCCTTTGCCATTATCTACCTAATAGTTGGTATTTTTCTAGGCCCTTATGGCTTAGGGCTGATTCAATTACGTCGAGATGAAGTTTTCAACGCTGAACTGCTAGAAAAAATAACAGAACTTGTAGTAATTATTTCTGTCTTTAGCTGCGGCTTAAGAATTGTTCGTCCTCTAAAGTTGGGCATTTGGGATATTACAGTGCGATTGATTGTATTTCTGATGCCAATTTCAATTTTTGCCCTAGCTGTTGTGGGTAAATTCTTTTTAGGAATGAATTGGGGAGAAGCAATTTTATTAGGAGCAATTCTTGCACCTACAGATCCAGTATTAGCATCAGAAGTACAACTGACCGATACAAACGACCAAGATGAGTTGAGATTTGGTTTAACTTCTGAAGGTGGGTTAAATGATGCTTTAGCTTTTCCCTTCGTTTATTTTGGTCTTCATGCGTTAAAAGATGATAATTGGGGGAACTGGTTTAAACAATGGATTGCGGTTGATTTAATTTGGGCGATCGCAGTTGGCATTATTATGGGAATTATTGTTGCCAAATCTATAGTTTGGATTGAGAAGAAAGTTCAAAAACGCCGTGCTGCTGATAAGTTAATGGAAGATTTTATTGCTATCAGCACAATTCTAATAACTTATTCTTTAACAGAAATGGTTAATGGCTATGGATTTTTGGCAGTATTTGTTGCTGGATTAGTTGTCCAACGAAGTTACAGCAATCCTGAAAAACCACTAGCACAATTAGAATTTGTTGAACAAGTTGAAAAACTGCTGGAAGTTGGAACAATTTTAGTATTGGGTTCAATATTGTTATTGCAACCAATGCTCAATTATGCTATGCAATCTTTGTTGGTAGTAATTTTGTTATTATTCCTAATCCGACCTGTAGGAGTTTGGATTAGCACAATAGGTAAGCGCCCTCTAGACTCACACCGCCGAACCTTTCATCCAGGAACTCGTTGGTTATTTGGATGGTTTGGTATTCGCGGTGTCGGCTCATTATATTATCTCGCCTATGCTTTTGGTAATGGCTTAAAAGGTGAAGCTGCCGAAAAAATTGCTTGGATAACTTACACCACTATCGTAGCTTCTGTGATTATACATGGCACCAGTGCAACTCCATTAATGAAGTGGTATGAGCGCAACTTTGCTAATCAGAAAAAATCTACTCCTCGCAACACAATTGATGAATTTGAATAA
- a CDS encoding saccharopine dehydrogenase family protein, with protein MTDNVLILGGRGRIGSSVAQDLATHTQAQITITGRSAEFGKAVSLSSGGQVQFLVLDLAEVDKLRDAIANSNLVIHCAGPFHYRDTNVLETCISQGVNYVDVSDHRSYTSKALNYHEQAAAAGVTAIINTGIFPGISNSMVRQGVEQFDKAEKIHLSYLVSGSGGAGITVMRTTFLGLQYPFEAWIDGKWEIIKPYSEREIVEFPPPYQRSGVYWFDMPETFTLPKAFPSVKTVITKFGSIPDFYNHLTWIAAHVFPKWLMQRRYMIEFLSHVSHSMTDVTNNFSGIGVAVRSEVTGQKNGETAVYCSTVVHENTAIASGCGTGSIAQLLLEGKLNKPGVFPVEEALPTNLFEEVIQSRRINITYSWL; from the coding sequence ATGACAGATAACGTTTTAATTCTTGGTGGACGAGGGCGGATTGGTAGCAGTGTTGCTCAGGATCTAGCTACCCATACGCAAGCTCAAATTACGATTACTGGACGTTCTGCGGAATTTGGCAAGGCTGTCAGCTTGTCTTCAGGCGGACAAGTGCAGTTTTTGGTATTGGACTTGGCAGAAGTTGACAAATTGCGAGATGCGATCGCAAACTCTAACTTAGTCATCCATTGTGCTGGGCCATTTCACTATCGAGATACTAATGTTCTCGAAACCTGTATTTCTCAAGGCGTTAATTATGTAGATGTCAGCGACCATCGTTCTTATACTAGTAAAGCTCTCAATTATCACGAACAAGCTGCTGCTGCTGGTGTGACAGCAATTATTAATACTGGGATTTTTCCTGGTATTTCTAATAGCATGGTACGTCAAGGTGTTGAACAATTTGATAAAGCAGAAAAGATCCATTTAAGTTATTTGGTTTCTGGTTCTGGTGGTGCTGGCATTACAGTGATGCGGACAACTTTTCTGGGGTTGCAGTATCCTTTTGAAGCTTGGATAGATGGAAAATGGGAAATAATTAAGCCTTATAGTGAAAGAGAAATAGTTGAGTTTCCACCTCCATATCAACGCAGTGGAGTTTACTGGTTTGATATGCCAGAAACCTTTACACTCCCCAAAGCTTTCCCATCAGTAAAAACTGTAATTACTAAGTTTGGCTCTATTCCAGATTTTTACAATCACCTAACTTGGATTGCAGCACACGTTTTTCCTAAATGGTTAATGCAGCGTCGTTACATGATTGAATTTCTATCTCATGTTAGCCATTCAATGACAGATGTCACTAATAACTTTAGTGGAATTGGGGTAGCAGTTCGTTCAGAAGTTACAGGACAAAAAAATGGTGAAACTGCCGTTTATTGTTCAACTGTAGTGCATGAAAATACAGCGATCGCTTCCGGTTGTGGCACAGGTAGTATTGCCCAATTATTACTAGAAGGTAAGCTCAATAAACCAGGTGTTTTTCCTGTGGAAGAAGCACTCCCAACAAATTTATTTGAAGAAGTTATCCAAAGCCGAAGAATTAACATTACTTATAGTTGGTTATAA